The following proteins are encoded in a genomic region of Roseisolibacter agri:
- a CDS encoding Rossmann-like and DUF2520 domain-containing protein, giving the protein MSDAPRVFVLGAGRAGTGIAQAVRVAGGELVGLHGRREITLDAPLGAVTAGLIPDTVARATIVLVAVQDRALEAALAEVDERAAAGAIARGTAVLQASGSAEPTGFDALRVRGLTCGTFHPLVPLAVASHAPGLLRGAWIGVDGDPEAEHAGRALAAMLGAHTLRIPGGQKGRYHAAAVFASNFPIVLAAIAERLLAHAGVEASEARPAVRHLLSSAAVNLARGDDAALALTGPIVRGDDTTVRRHLAALADDPGADAAYRALAREAVALARAAGAPADGLDAVAALLIGG; this is encoded by the coding sequence ATGTCCGACGCGCCCCGCGTCTTCGTGCTGGGCGCGGGCCGCGCGGGGACCGGCATCGCGCAGGCGGTGCGCGTGGCGGGGGGGGAGCTCGTCGGCCTGCACGGCCGCCGCGAGATCACGCTCGACGCGCCGCTGGGCGCGGTCACCGCGGGGCTGATCCCCGACACCGTCGCGCGCGCGACCATCGTCCTCGTGGCGGTGCAGGACCGCGCGCTGGAGGCCGCGCTCGCGGAGGTCGACGAGCGCGCCGCGGCGGGCGCGATCGCGCGCGGCACCGCGGTGCTGCAGGCCAGCGGCAGTGCGGAGCCCACGGGCTTCGACGCGCTGCGCGTCCGCGGGCTGACGTGCGGCACCTTCCATCCGCTCGTGCCGCTCGCGGTCGCGAGCCACGCGCCCGGCCTGCTGCGCGGCGCGTGGATCGGCGTCGACGGCGACCCCGAAGCCGAGCACGCGGGGCGCGCGCTGGCCGCGATGCTGGGCGCGCACACGCTCCGCATCCCGGGCGGGCAGAAGGGGCGCTACCACGCGGCCGCCGTGTTCGCGTCGAACTTCCCGATCGTGCTCGCCGCGATCGCCGAGCGGCTGCTGGCCCACGCGGGCGTGGAGGCGTCCGAGGCGCGCCCCGCCGTGCGGCATCTGCTGTCGTCCGCGGCGGTGAACCTCGCCCGCGGCGACGACGCCGCGCTCGCGCTCACGGGTCCGATCGTGCGCGGCGACGACACGACCGTGCGGCGTCACCTGGCCGCGCTGGCCGACGATCCGGGCGCCGACGCGGCCTACCGCGCGCTGGCGCGCGAGGCGGTGGCGCTGGCGCGCGCGGCGGGCGCGCCAGCGGATGGACTCGACGCCGTGGCCGCGCTGCTGATCGGCGGCTGA
- a CDS encoding LolA family protein: protein MPVSVRLAALAALPLGAALTAFAPRAPRQEPTAASVIDRASRAFSKAKTVRATFEQTLNNPVTGNESKASGEILLSQPNRVAVRFTQPSGDRVIGDGTWLWVYMPSAAPNQVIKLPAKGKGVTGVDALGDLLTAPRTRYTVTGGTAATVGGRATRVVTLVPKVDGQPIERAKVWVDDADDAVRQVEITDANGLVRTLRMTTWTLNASVPASTFRFEVPKGVRVVDRSALVGSR, encoded by the coding sequence ATGCCCGTGTCCGTCCGCCTCGCCGCGCTCGCGGCCCTCCCGCTCGGCGCCGCGCTGACCGCCTTCGCGCCTCGCGCGCCGCGCCAGGAGCCCACGGCCGCATCCGTGATCGACCGGGCGTCGCGCGCCTTCTCGAAGGCGAAGACGGTGCGCGCGACGTTCGAGCAGACGCTCAACAACCCGGTCACGGGCAACGAGTCGAAGGCCTCGGGCGAGATCCTGCTCTCGCAGCCGAACCGCGTGGCGGTGCGCTTCACGCAGCCCTCGGGCGACCGCGTGATCGGCGACGGCACCTGGCTCTGGGTCTACATGCCGAGCGCGGCGCCGAACCAGGTCATCAAGCTGCCGGCGAAGGGCAAGGGCGTCACGGGCGTGGACGCGCTGGGCGACCTGCTGACGGCGCCGCGCACGCGCTACACCGTCACGGGCGGCACGGCGGCGACGGTGGGCGGTCGCGCGACGCGCGTCGTCACGCTGGTCCCGAAGGTCGACGGCCAGCCCATCGAGCGCGCGAAGGTGTGGGTGGACGACGCCGACGACGCGGTGCGGCAGGTCGAGATCACCGACGCGAACGGTCTCGTGCGCACGCTGCGCATGACGACGTGGACGCTGAACGCGAGCGTGCCCGCCTCGACCTTCAGGTTCGAGGTGCCGAAGGGCGTGCGCGTGGTGGACCGCTCGGCGCTCGTCGGCTCGCGCTGA